The Lysobacter enzymogenes DNA segment GCAGGTGCCGGCCGACACGATCGTCGCGGTGTTGCCGCTGATCGTGCACACGCCGGTGCTGGTGCTGGCGAAGGTGACCGGATTGCCGGACGCGCCGCCGGTCGCGGACACGGTGAACGTACCGCCCGGGGCGTATACCGGCGCGGCCGGATTCGAGGCGAAGCCGCCGATGGCCTGCGCGGCCTGGCCGATGGTGACGGCCAGCGAAGCCTGCGGCGCGGCGCTGTAGTTGGCGTTGCCGGCCTGGTCGGCGGTCAGCGAGCACACGCCCGCGGCGACGGTGGTGACCGTGCTGCCGGCGACGGTGCACACCGCCGGGCTGGCGCTGGCGAACACGACCGGATTGCCGGAGGCGCCGCCGGTCGCGGAGACGGTGAACGTACCGCCCGGAGCATACGTCGGCGTGGCCGGGTTGGCGGCGAAGGCGGAGATCGCCTGGGCGCCCTGGGCGATCGCCAAGGTGTAGGCGCGGGTGCCGCTGAAGCTGTTGCTGGAAGTCGCCTGCACGGTGAAGTTGAACGAGCCCGCCGCGGTCGGCGTGCCCGACAGCGCGCCGCCGGTCGACAAGGCCAGGCCCGGCGGCAAGGCGCCGGCGCTGACCGCGAAGTTGTACGGCGCGACGCCGCCGTTGCCGCTGCTGGCGGTGAGGGTTTGCGAATACGCCGTGTTGAGCGCGCCGTTCGGCAAGGTGGGCGGCGCCACCGTGACCGTCACGGTGGTGCAGGCGAGCGCGATGTTGGTGACGTCCGCGGCGATCGCCGCACCGCTGGCCGGGGTCGCCGTACATATCTGTCCGGCCGGCGAGCCGAGCACGCTGACGTTCCAGTTGGCGCCCTGCGGCAAGCGGGTCGGGAAGACGAAACTGGTCGCGGCCTGGGCCACGACGACTTGCTGACTGCCGGCCGGGTTGGTCGACGCCAATTGCAGGGTGACCGGGCCGGTCTGGCCGGCCGCAGTGCCGCCGACCGAGAAGGTCGGCGCCGCGAAACAGATCAGCGCCGCGCCGTTGCCGGTCTGCACGCCGTTGTTGAAGACCACGCCGGTCAGCGCGGTCGCGGACGAGCTGCCGCCCGCGCCGCCGCCGCCGCCGCCGTTCCAGTTCTGCTGGCAGGCGGTGGTGCCGACGCCCGCGCCGCCGCCGCCCGCGCCGACCGTGGCGCCGCCGCCGCCGCCGCCGCCGAAACCGGCGCCGCTGAAGGAGCCGGAGAAGTTGAACGAGTCGCCGCCGTTGCCGTTGGCGGCGTTGCCGGCCGTGGCCGGGAAGCCGCCGCATCCGGCGCCGCCGGCACCGCCGGTGCCGACCGCGCCGCCACCGCCGCCGAACGGGCCGGGACCGCCGGGCACGGTCGCGCCCGTGCCGCCGGTGCCGCCGCCGCCGACGCCGCCGTTGCCGCCGGCGATCACGCTGGTGGTGCTCCAGCCGGCGTTGCCGCCGCCACCGCCGCCGCCGGCGACGGCCACGCGGTTGCCGATGGCGTTGCCGTTGAGGCGCAGGTCGGTGGCGCCGCCGCCGATGCCGTCCACGCCCTGGCCGATGCCGCCGGGATTGACCGCCTGCGAGGCCTGTCCGCCGACCCAGATCGACAAGGCCGCGCCGGGGGTCACCGCCAGGGTGCCGCGCACCCGGCCGCCGAGGCCGCCGATGCCGCCGGGCGAATTGGGACTGCCGCCGATGGTGCCGGCGCCGCTGCGCCCGGCGCCGCCCTGGGCGCCGCTGAGGTAGACGGTCAACGAGTGCACGCCGGCCGGGACCGTCAAGGTCTGCTCGCCGCCGGTGAAGCCGAACGCCGCCGGCGTCTCGCCGATCGCGCAGCTTTGCGCCTGCGCCGCGCCGGCCAGCCCGAGGCCCGGCAACAGCAACCAGGCCGCCCACCACGCCGCACCGCGGCGGTCCCCGCGCCCGCGCAAGCCCGCACCCGCGGGCACCAGCGCGCCCGAGCGCACCGCCCTTCTCATCGAACCGATCATGTTTGCCCCCGACACAGCGCCCCCAAGGCACCGCGACTATCCCGTAACCCCTGACGACGCCGAAGTGCGACGCGCCCCGTATGCATGCCGGGCGCGATCGCCCCGGCCTGCTACCGTCCACCACCGTCCCCTTCGGCTCGGTCGTCCGGACGTCTTGCCGCCTGGAAATCCAGACGCATTTCCCCCTGTTACGGGAAACGAGTGCGATTCAGGTCACTAATTTGGGCCATTTAGACGTACGGGATCGGATTGCGCAGGTCCTGGCGCGAAAGCCGGCGCCTCCCGCCCCGTCGTGGCGGCAACCGCCGCCGCGGCTGACCGCGATTCGCCCCGTGGCTACAATAGGCGGATGCCGCGGCGTCGCCTCCCGGCACGGACAGGACCGCCCCCGGAACCGTCCGGCCCCGGAGAACCCGCATAAGCCATTGATTTCAAAGCCGGCCCCGTAGCTCAGCTGGATAGAGCATCCCCCTCCTAAGGGGAAGGTCACACGTTCGAATCGTGTCGGGGTCGCCACCTTCCGGCGCCGCGCGCCGCCGCCAGGCCGACGCGCCGCCCACCCATTTCAATCCGCTCGCCACGCCCCCCGGCGTGCCACCACATGGAGCTTTCGGTATGACCCACCCCGTTCTCGCCGCCCTGGGACTCAAAGACAACGAGTCCGGCACCTACCTCGGCCACGGCGAATGGTCCAAGACCGCCGACGCCGGCGTGCTGGAACCCGTCAATCCCACCGACGGCGAAGTGCTCGCGCGCGTGCAGGCGTCCTCGCAGAGCGACTACGACACCATCGTCGAGCGCGCCCAGGCCGCCTTCGCGGTGTGGCGCACCACCCCGGCGCCGCGCCGCGGCGAAGCGATCCGCCTGTGCAGCGACGCGCTGCGCAAGCACAAGGACGCGCTGGGTTCGCTGGTCGCGCTGGAGATGGGCAAGTCCAAGCCGGAAGGCGACGGCGAAGTGCAGGAGATGATCGACATCGGCGACTTCGCCGTCGGCCTGTCGCGCCAGCTCTACGGCCTGACCATGCACTCCGAGCGTCCGGGCCACCGCATGTACGAGCAGTGGCACCCGCTCGGCATCGTCGGCATCATCTCGGCGTTCAACTTCCCGGTCGCGGTGTGGGCCTGGAACAGCTTCATCGCGGCGATCTGCGGCGACATCTCGATCTGGAAGCCCTCGCCGAAGACCCCGCTGTCGGCGATCGCGTCGATGAAGATCTGCAACGAGGCGCTGCGCGCCGGCGGCTTCCCCGACCTGTTCTTCCTGTTCAACGACGCCGGCACCGAGCTGGCCTCGAACTTCGTCGACGACAAGCGCGTGGCGCTGGTCAGCTTCACCGGCTCGACCAAGGTCGGCCGCGCCGTGGGCGAGCGCGTCGCCCGCCGCATGGGCCGTTCGCTGCTGGAACTCGGCGGCAACAACGCGATCATCGTCGACGCCAGCGCCGACCTGAAGCTGGCGATCCCGGCGATCGCGTTCGGCGCGGTCGGCACCGCCGGCCAGCGCTGCACCACCACCCGCCGCCTGTTCGTGCACGAGTCGATCCATGACGACGTGCTGGCCAAGCTGGTCGCCGCGTACAAGCAGGTCGAGAAGAAGATCGGCGACCCGACCGACCCGGCCAACCTGATGGGCCCGCTCAACAGCCAGGACGGCGTGCAGGCCTACCTCGACGCGATCGCCAAGGCCAAGGCCTCCGGCGGCAAGGTCGAGACCGGCGGCGAGCGCATCGACCGCAAGGGCAACTTCGTGCTGCCGGCCATCGTCACTGGCCTCACCAACGACGCCGAAGTCGTGCAGACCGAGACCTTCGCGCCGATCCTGTACGTGATGAAGTTCAGCAAGCTCGAAGACGCCATCGCGCTGCAGAACGACGTGCCGCAGGGCCTGTCCTCGTCGATCTTCACCGCCAACCTCAAGGCCGCCGAGGCGTTCCTGTCGGCGGCCGGCTCGGACTGCGGCATCGCCAACGTCAACATCGGCACCTCCGGCGCCGAGATCGGCGGCGCGTTCGGCGGCGAGAAGGAGACCGGCGGCGGCCGCGAATCGGGTTCGGACGCGTGGCGCGCCTACATGCGCCGCCAGACCAACACGATCAACTACTCCGACGCGCTGCCGCTGGCCCAGGGCATCAAGTTCGACCTGTAAGACGAAGCGGCGGACGGGGCCCTGCTTCGCTCCGCCGCAAGGTCCGTCGCCGCCGGGGTGTACTCCGGCGGCGATGGATATCCGGGTCCGTCCCATCGTTGCAAGCGAACGGGTGCGGACTGCGCGCATGCCATAGCGGCCTCTTCGCGACCCGGCTCAAGACGTGCCGGCTCAAGACGTGATTGCGGCCGCGCCAGAGCCGCCGGCAAGACGGCTGCGTGCTGGCCGGTTAGAACGACATCGAGAGGGAGTCCGGCTTTCGCCGGAACGACGGCCGGCACGCTCCGCGGCGTACTGAATGACGCCAGGCGCCGATCGTGGAGTCGAGGGATTTCGACCGCGCGTCGCGATCGAGGAGCATGAAGATCGGCATCCAGGAAAACGATCCGCCGCCGCCCCAACGCGAGGACGCGCTGTTCGCGATCGAAGGCGTGCTCGATCTACTGTGGGTCGAAGACGAGCCGGATCGGCTGCTGTCGCGAATCGCGCGGCAACCTGTCGCCGGCGCTGACGCGGACGCCTAGGCCCGCGACGCCTCCGCGATCGCGCAAGCCGCGGACGGCATCGAACGCGCGCTGTATTTCGCCGAAGACCTGCAGTACTTCGCCGGCCTCATCGACGGCCGGCCGGTGTGCGGCCAATTCGCCGGCGCCGACAAGCTCAAGCCGGGCCATCGGGTGAAAGCCGCGGTTTCGCGCAGCGGCAACGCGCTGCGCGCGCACGCGATACTCGACCCGCAGCAAGGCAGGCTGTGGATACACCATCCGCGCGGCAGCGCGGCGGATGCGAAAGCCGAGCGCAAACTCGCGCTGCGGCTGTTTTGTTGCAGCTACGTCGGCTCGGCCTTGCTCTGCGCGCTGGCGTATTGGGCCCAGGGCCTGCCGCTGACCGCACTGGCGCAAGCGCAGTCGTGGCTACTGATCGGCAACGCGATCGTGTTCGGCGCCATGGCCCTGTCGGCCGACTACCGGATGGACCGGCCTTCGCCATCGAAAAACGGGCCGCTGCGCCTGCTCGGGTTCGCCGATCCGCATCGGGTCGATCTGTCCCGATACCGGATCGGCGATGTGGAAATGCGCAAGCACTTGGGCTTCATCCGCGCGAACCGGCAGGCGCTGCGCAGTGGACGCATGCAAGCGGTCGAGACTCCGGAACTGCTGCGCCAATCCAGCGAGCGCCACCGCGACGTGTACGACTACCGCCAGGCGGTCGCCGACGGCAAGGCGGCGGTGAAGCGCTGAGCGCCGTCCGCGCCGGGGCCGCGGGCGATGGCGCAAGACCGCTCGGTCGAACAGCAGGCCGCGCCGCGCCGCGCCGCGCCGCGCCGATCCGGCTCGCCGCCGCGCATGAGCCGACGGTCGCAAACTCCGGCGCCGTCGCTTGACCGGCTCCGGTGAGCTGCCTAGCGTGATATTCGTCAGAAGGACTGGCGCCGATGGACAGGCCGCCTGCGACCGCGCGCGCAACTTGGCGTTCGCCTCACGACCGTCGCCCCGATCACGAACAAGGAGGTCTCATGACTACCCGCCGCATCGTTCCCCGCAGCATCCGCCTGCGCCTGGCCCTGGCCGCGTTCGGCTTCGCCGCCGCGCTCGCCGCGACCGCCGCCACTCCGCGCTGCGAGCAGTGCATCGCCGGCTACTACGACTGCCGCGCCGCCGGTTTCGACTACGACTCCTGCCGCAACGACTTGATGTTCTGCCAGCGCGCCAACCACTGCCCGATGGTGGAGCCGCCGGAAATCTGATCGTTCGTGCGGCGAAAACGCCGCCGCGCCGTCTTCGCAGACCGCGACGCCTGTTGCGTTTGTGCAGGGCGCAGGCGGCCTAGCATGGGCGGGCCAGATGGACTGGCGACACATGAAGGAGGGTCTTGTGAACACACGGAACCGTAGCATCCGCCTGCGCCTGGGCGCGTTCGCGCTGGCCGCGTTCGGCTTCGCCGCGACGATGACCGCGACCGCCGCCGGGTTCGGCTGCGATCACTGCTTGCCCGAGTACTACGGCTGCCGCGACGCCGGCGGCGACTACGACAGCTGCGTCAACGCGTTCTGGCAGTGCCAGACGTCCAACGGCTGCATGATCAGCCTGCCGCCGGAGTACTGATCCGGCGCGTGCGTCGGACGTCGATGTCCAGGCCCGCGGGCGCGAGTCCGCGGGCTTTTTCGTCGCCGCCGCGCCGGCCCCGCGCCGGCCCGATCCTGGCCCGCGCGCAGCCCGGGCCGTATGCTGTGACCGATTTCACTCAAGCGAAGGAACGTCCGCATGCAAGTCCCCGCCCGGGAAACCAATGTCCTGGCCATTCTCAGCCTCATCGCCGGCATCCTCGGCTGGACCCTGCTGCCGGTCCTCGGCAGCCTCGCCGCGATCGTCACCGGCCACATCGCGCGCGGGCAGATCCGTCGCGAACCCCAACGCTACGACGGCGCCGGCCTCGCCATCGGCGGCCTGATCCTGGGCTGGTCGTCGGTGATCATCGCGGTGCTGACGGTGGTGGTGATCGTGTTGTTCTTCGGCGGCATCGCCGCGCTGCTGGCGTTCTCCGGCCAGCACTGAGCGCGCCCGCGGCGCGAAAGGCGTGCTGCGGCGCAGCTTGCCGCGTGCCGGCCGGCGCCACTAGCGTGGCCCGGCCAGATGGACTGGCGCCACGCATAGGACGCACCCCATGGAACTGCGCTTGTTGAAGGCCGGCCGCCGCCGCGCCCACCTGGCGGCGCTCGCCGCCGCCGTGTTCGGTTTCGCCGCTTCGCTCGGAGCGACCGCAGCGGTCGACCGCTGCCACCAGTGCTACACCGACCTGTTGCTGCCGTGCCAGGCCAACACGCCCAACGCCACGCCGAGCTGCTGGGTGCAGTACCGCGCCTGTCTCACCGCCAACCGCTGCCAGATCGTCATCGAACCCTGAGCCGCGCCGCGGCCGCGCACGATCCGCCTCTCGCTTGCCCCGCTGCGTTCGCCGCAGCGGGCGCCGTGCGGGCGGGTACGCGCCGCGCCGCCGCATGCTCGCGCGCGTCGCCACGACGGCCCGGCCACGATCCCGGCCGCCGCGGCGTTCGCGCTTCGCCACCCGACCACCCGCCCGGAGAAACCCCAATGAGCTTGCGCAAGCCCACCGCCCTGGCCGCCCTGGCCGTCGCCGTTTTCGGATTCGCCGCTTCGCTGACCGCCTCGGCCCAGATCGACCAATGCGAGCGTTGCCGCGTGGTCTGGGAGGACTGCCTGCTGCACGCCGAGAACCAGGCGCAGACCCAGGCCTGCGATCGCGCTTACGGCCAGTGCATGAGCCCGATCGACTGCCCGGCGCCGGAAGCCTGAGCCTCGCCGCGCCGGCCGCGGCCGGCGCGGTTCCCGCGCGGGCGCCGCCCGCCGGGTACGGCCGCAACGCAGCCGCTGCGGCGGTCGCCGCGGCCGATCCGCCGCCACGCCCACGATCTGCGTACGAACCGTTCGCTCGCGCTCGCCCGGGCGGTATCGATTGGGCGATAATCGGCGTTCCCCGTCCGAGCGGCCCGCAACGAACTCGTGTATAGCCTCGCCCGCCCCTTTTTGTTCGGACTGGATGCCGAACGAGCCCACGGCCTCGGCCTCTCCGCGCTGGAAACGGCTTATCGCAGCGGCCTCAATCCGCTGGTGGCGCGCGCGCCCAAGCCGCTGCCGACCAAGGTGCTGGGCCTGAGTTTTCCCAACCCGGTCGGCCTGGCCGCCGGCCTGGACAAGAACGGCGCCCACATCGACGCCCTGCTGGCGCTGGGTTTCGGCTTCGTCGAGATCGGCACCGTGACCCCGCGCGCGCAGCAGGGCAATCCGCGTCCGCGCATGTTCCGCCTGCCCGAGCAGCAAGCGGTGATCAACCGCCTGGGCTTCAACAACGAAGGCGTCGACGCGCTGGTGCGCAACGTGTCCAAGGCGCGCCGCCGCGGCGGCGGCCTGCTCGGCATCAACATCGGCAAGAACAAGGACACCCCCAACGACCAGGCCGAGCGCGATTACCTGCACTGCCTGGAACGGGTCTATCCGCTGGCCGACTACATCACCGTCAACATCTCCTCGCCCAACACCGCGGGCCTGCGCGAATTGCAGGAAGAGCAGTCGCTGCGCCGGCTGATCGGCAACCTGCGCGAGGCGCAGGAAACGTTCGCCGCGCGCGAGGGCCGGCGCGTGCCGATGCTGGTCAAGATCGCCC contains these protein-coding regions:
- a CDS encoding DUF4190 domain-containing protein, which encodes MQVPARETNVLAILSLIAGILGWTLLPVLGSLAAIVTGHIARGQIRREPQRYDGAGLAIGGLILGWSSVIIAVLTVVVIVLFFGGIAALLAFSGQH
- the amaB gene encoding L-piperidine-6-carboxylate dehydrogenase, producing MTHPVLAALGLKDNESGTYLGHGEWSKTADAGVLEPVNPTDGEVLARVQASSQSDYDTIVERAQAAFAVWRTTPAPRRGEAIRLCSDALRKHKDALGSLVALEMGKSKPEGDGEVQEMIDIGDFAVGLSRQLYGLTMHSERPGHRMYEQWHPLGIVGIISAFNFPVAVWAWNSFIAAICGDISIWKPSPKTPLSAIASMKICNEALRAGGFPDLFFLFNDAGTELASNFVDDKRVALVSFTGSTKVGRAVGERVARRMGRSLLELGGNNAIIVDASADLKLAIPAIAFGAVGTAGQRCTTTRRLFVHESIHDDVLAKLVAAYKQVEKKIGDPTDPANLMGPLNSQDGVQAYLDAIAKAKASGGKVETGGERIDRKGNFVLPAIVTGLTNDAEVVQTETFAPILYVMKFSKLEDAIALQNDVPQGLSSSIFTANLKAAEAFLSAAGSDCGIANVNIGTSGAEIGGAFGGEKETGGGRESGSDAWRAYMRRQTNTINYSDALPLAQGIKFDL
- a CDS encoding quinone-dependent dihydroorotate dehydrogenase, producing MYSLARPFLFGLDAERAHGLGLSALETAYRSGLNPLVARAPKPLPTKVLGLSFPNPVGLAAGLDKNGAHIDALLALGFGFVEIGTVTPRAQQGNPRPRMFRLPEQQAVINRLGFNNEGVDALVRNVSKARRRGGGLLGINIGKNKDTPNDQAERDYLHCLERVYPLADYITVNISSPNTAGLRELQEEQSLRRLIGNLREAQETFAAREGRRVPMLVKIAPDLSDDDIEAASRVLAELQVDGVIATNTTVAREGVERSAHAGEAGGLSGRPLMAQATAVLRRMRTRLPEHIPMIGVGGILSGADAVTKMAAGASLVQVYSGLVYRGPALIGECVDAIRRRKEAPSRGHVPPQI